In Halorussus limi, a genomic segment contains:
- the cyaB gene encoding class IV adenylate cyclase: MYEVEVKVRADHASVRERLADRGAERVNAVEQEDVYYDAPHREFAETDEALRVRRERPTDAEPFAELTYKGPLVEAESKTRREIETEVAEGEAAGDILSALGFDPAATVRKERERFALDGYTVTLDSVEGLGEFVEVETEVDDEGSVEAAREAAFDVLRDLGLDPDAQIRTSYLGLLLETESEE; encoded by the coding sequence ATGTACGAGGTCGAAGTGAAGGTCCGCGCCGACCACGCCAGCGTCCGCGAACGCCTCGCCGACCGCGGGGCCGAACGGGTGAACGCGGTCGAACAGGAGGACGTCTACTACGACGCGCCCCACCGCGAGTTCGCCGAGACCGACGAGGCCCTGCGGGTTCGCCGGGAGCGCCCGACCGACGCCGAACCGTTCGCGGAACTCACCTACAAGGGGCCGCTCGTGGAGGCCGAGTCGAAGACCCGCCGGGAGATAGAGACCGAAGTCGCCGAGGGCGAGGCCGCGGGTGACATCCTCTCGGCGCTCGGGTTCGACCCCGCCGCGACCGTCCGGAAGGAACGCGAGCGGTTCGCGCTCGACGGCTACACCGTCACCCTCGACAGCGTCGAGGGGCTCGGCGAGTTCGTGGAGGTCGAGACCGAGGTGGACGACGAAGGGTCGGTCGAGGCGGCCCGCGAGGCGGCCTTCGACGTGTTGAGAGACCTCGGTCTCGACCCCGACGCCCAGATTCGGACCTCGTATCTGGGTCTCCTGCTGGAGACCGAGTCGGAGGAGTAA
- a CDS encoding thioredoxin family protein: METTEPNPTWDAAAHSEVVDAFEAGVGEVTYRVWGADWCGDCRDVLPDFFAALEAAGVADDQIEVYEVDRDKDGPKVEEYDVSLIPTVVVEHGGEEIARFEESEDRPAAEYVAERLLDADVMA, encoded by the coding sequence ATGGAGACGACCGAACCGAATCCGACGTGGGACGCCGCGGCGCACAGCGAAGTCGTCGACGCCTTCGAGGCCGGCGTCGGCGAAGTCACCTACCGCGTCTGGGGCGCAGACTGGTGTGGCGACTGCCGTGACGTACTCCCCGACTTCTTCGCGGCGCTGGAGGCCGCGGGCGTGGCCGACGACCAGATCGAGGTCTACGAGGTCGACCGCGACAAGGACGGCCCGAAGGTCGAGGAGTACGACGTGTCGCTCATCCCGACCGTGGTAGTCGAACACGGCGGCGAGGAGATAGCGCGCTTCGAGGAGTCCGAGGACCGACCCGCGGCGGAGTACGTCGCAGAGCGACTACTCGACGCCGACGTGATGGCCTGA
- a CDS encoding Gfo/Idh/MocA family protein, producing the protein MSSTNVPVQVGFVGLGNIGHYHADRIVDLDGVEIVGGVDINPDARARFAEKYGVESFESYEDLYSAAVDAVVVTTPNKFHEEYAVAALRSGLDVLLEKPLAHSLESAERIAEAAHNADGFCMVGFHNRFRNPIEVVKAYQEEGRFGQTRHVEANFIRRRGIPGRGSWFTNSEIAGGGALIDIGVHAIDLSLHFHDFPKVQEVSGTIRSQFGSRDDYAYLEMWGEDAQSGEFSVDDSVSAFIRCEGGKTIALEVAWAANRSPNEEYIVRGTEAGATFDKGDDTLTLHETGRQGTDHFSDSDIQTRHEDPHKAEQRVFFDAVRDGVAPARNTVEQALEVQRIIDAIYRSHDEQRAIRLE; encoded by the coding sequence ATGTCTAGTACGAATGTGCCGGTTCAAGTCGGCTTCGTCGGGTTGGGGAACATCGGTCACTACCACGCCGACCGAATCGTGGACTTAGACGGCGTCGAAATCGTCGGCGGCGTCGACATCAACCCGGACGCGCGGGCCCGGTTCGCCGAGAAGTACGGCGTCGAGTCGTTCGAGAGCTACGAGGACCTCTACAGCGCGGCCGTGGACGCCGTCGTCGTCACGACGCCCAACAAGTTCCACGAGGAGTACGCGGTCGCCGCCCTCCGAAGCGGTCTCGACGTTCTGCTCGAAAAGCCCCTCGCCCACTCGCTGGAGTCCGCCGAGCGAATCGCGGAGGCGGCCCACAACGCCGACGGTTTCTGCATGGTCGGGTTCCACAACCGGTTCCGGAACCCCATCGAGGTCGTGAAGGCGTATCAGGAGGAGGGCCGGTTCGGCCAGACCCGCCACGTCGAGGCAAACTTCATCCGACGGCGAGGGATTCCGGGCCGCGGGTCGTGGTTCACCAACAGCGAAATCGCGGGCGGCGGCGCGCTCATCGACATCGGGGTCCACGCCATCGACCTCTCGCTGCACTTCCACGACTTCCCGAAGGTTCAGGAGGTGTCGGGCACGATTCGCTCGCAGTTCGGGTCGCGCGACGACTACGCCTACCTCGAGATGTGGGGCGAGGACGCTCAGTCGGGCGAGTTCTCGGTGGACGACTCGGTCAGCGCGTTCATCCGGTGTGAGGGCGGCAAGACCATAGCACTCGAAGTCGCGTGGGCCGCCAACCGGTCGCCGAACGAGGAGTACATCGTCCGGGGAACCGAGGCGGGCGCGACCTTCGACAAGGGCGACGACACTCTCACCCTCCACGAGACGGGCCGGCAGGGCACCGACCACTTCTCGGACTCCGACATCCAGACCCGCCACGAGGACCCCCACAAGGCCGAACAGCGCGTCTTCTTCGACGCGGTCCGCGACGGCGTTGCCCCGGCCCGGAACACGGTCGAGCAGGCGCTGGAGGTCCAGCGCATCATCGACGCCATCTACCGCTCGCACGACGAACAGCGCGCGATTCGGTTGGAGTAG
- a CDS encoding CHAT domain-containing protein, translating to MNPRFDSPDDESGIAVIDPVGSNRVALYTPGSVSPEPADTDGFVYPVSAARRFVTSEIRFRYAVQVSVRRSDGAYLCDLDPVTNREFDDGEYLLEVTGPVKMYLRVPSSISTERTDDGLRFEFGGDVEVELGARLPHNTPAATITVPDAPAAAMDAISTFGSALKTTSPERSWPTLRGHPPRIERGDELAIPDELDAPDTGITIHVPATYEHVLPVAPLAYYLGARVVPGDPPRLTTTDGFTHRLGEGDEFGDEVARLLKRVYVLDCATRGEGFHPVELPARRAVESVADLDFATLYDAPPVERLPTYLSVPETVAEEVKPTWGRVTYARPVAESLELLPYAVYDLSIVRAKAATPDAPATVGANDTTGEDALSSFKRRSDLADLGLPSESGERAAGVPDPDEYVPLPEADALERAWIGDGTPVHGTKLHAAAFRHERTESTDGVIEVTVVCNDEEMREEWDAVSDVYGARDEVPFEVDCRFGVTTDELRTLLAADRDLFHFIGHVDGRGLACSDGLLDAETVDETGATTILLNACRSHDQGVSLVEAGARAAIVSWGDVGNSGAVEVGETFAQLLNYGFAVGSALAIVEEYTSIGRHYVAVGDPSVAVAQCEDGTPSLCEFDSDSDATSHTEGVRVRMTSYPSAEFAVGTVVHSYLRDGEEGLYTVPGSKRFENTVEEMREGFGNDPGPILVDDELRWTDEWFDGE from the coding sequence ATGAACCCACGATTCGACTCACCCGACGACGAATCCGGTATCGCCGTAATCGACCCCGTCGGGAGCAACCGAGTTGCCCTCTACACGCCGGGGTCGGTCTCGCCCGAACCGGCCGACACCGACGGGTTCGTCTACCCGGTATCGGCCGCTCGGCGGTTCGTCACGTCCGAAATCCGCTTCCGGTACGCCGTTCAGGTCAGTGTTCGTCGGAGTGACGGCGCGTATCTCTGTGACCTCGACCCCGTGACGAATCGGGAGTTCGACGACGGCGAGTATCTCCTCGAAGTGACTGGCCCCGTCAAAATGTACCTCAGGGTACCGTCGTCTATCAGCACCGAACGAACGGACGATGGCCTCCGGTTCGAGTTCGGGGGCGACGTCGAAGTCGAACTCGGGGCCCGGTTGCCGCACAACACTCCCGCGGCGACGATTACGGTTCCCGACGCCCCCGCCGCTGCGATGGACGCGATATCCACGTTCGGGTCGGCGCTGAAAACGACGTCGCCGGAGCGGTCGTGGCCCACGCTCCGGGGTCATCCGCCGCGCATCGAACGCGGCGACGAGTTGGCGATACCCGACGAACTCGATGCCCCGGATACCGGAATCACCATCCACGTCCCCGCGACCTACGAACACGTCCTCCCCGTCGCACCGCTAGCGTACTACCTCGGCGCGAGGGTCGTGCCCGGCGACCCGCCCCGTCTGACCACGACAGACGGGTTCACACACCGTCTCGGCGAGGGAGATGAGTTCGGTGACGAGGTCGCTCGGTTACTGAAACGGGTCTACGTCCTCGACTGCGCGACGAGAGGCGAGGGGTTCCACCCGGTCGAACTCCCCGCGCGCCGTGCGGTCGAGTCCGTCGCCGACCTCGACTTCGCGACGCTGTACGACGCACCGCCGGTCGAGCGCCTCCCGACGTACCTCTCGGTACCCGAGACGGTCGCCGAGGAGGTCAAACCGACGTGGGGTCGCGTCACCTACGCACGGCCGGTCGCCGAGAGCCTCGAACTGCTACCGTACGCGGTGTACGACCTCTCGATAGTTCGCGCGAAGGCGGCGACGCCGGACGCCCCGGCGACCGTCGGTGCGAACGACACCACGGGAGAAGACGCGCTGAGTTCGTTCAAGCGTCGTTCCGACCTCGCCGACCTCGGTCTCCCGTCTGAGTCGGGCGAACGAGCGGCCGGCGTACCGGACCCCGACGAGTACGTGCCCCTGCCGGAGGCCGACGCGCTGGAGCGGGCGTGGATCGGCGACGGGACGCCGGTCCACGGCACGAAACTCCACGCCGCGGCGTTCCGCCACGAGCGAACGGAGTCCACCGACGGTGTCATCGAAGTGACCGTCGTCTGCAACGACGAGGAGATGCGCGAGGAGTGGGACGCCGTCTCGGACGTGTACGGCGCGCGCGACGAGGTCCCGTTCGAGGTGGACTGTCGGTTCGGCGTCACGACCGACGAACTCCGGACGCTGTTGGCGGCCGACCGCGACCTGTTCCACTTCATCGGCCACGTCGACGGTCGCGGGTTAGCGTGTTCCGACGGTCTCCTCGACGCCGAAACGGTCGACGAGACCGGAGCGACGACGATTCTGCTCAACGCCTGTCGGTCCCACGACCAAGGCGTCTCACTCGTGGAAGCGGGCGCTCGCGCGGCCATCGTGAGTTGGGGCGACGTCGGCAATTCGGGCGCAGTCGAGGTCGGCGAGACGTTCGCGCAGTTACTCAACTACGGGTTCGCCGTCGGCAGCGCACTCGCAATCGTCGAAGAGTACACGAGCATCGGTCGTCACTACGTCGCGGTCGGGGACCCGAGCGTCGCAGTGGCCCAGTGTGAAGACGGTACCCCGTCGCTGTGCGAGTTCGACAGCGACTCGGACGCGACGTCGCACACCGAAGGAGTCCGGGTTCGGATGACGAGCTATCCGAGCGCGGAGTTCGCAGTCGGGACGGTGGTGCACTCGTATCTGCGGGACGGCGAAGAGGGACTCTACACGGTGCCCGGTTCTAAGCGGTTCGAGAACACGGTCGAGGAGATGCGAGAAGGGTTCGGAAACGACCCCGGTCCGATACTCGTCGACGACGAACTCCGGTGGACCGACGAGTGGTTCGATGGCGAGTAA
- a CDS encoding methionine adenosyltransferase: MTDRNIQVEPIDRPAVEDQEIEIVERKGLGHPDSISDGIAERVSQALANAYLDRVGKVLHYNTDETQLVAGRSNPQFGGGEMIEPIYLLIVGRATKEYGDQTIPTETIALEAARDYLGENFPELEFGTDIIVDVKLGEGSGDLKEVFGEEGVTVPMANDTSFGVGHAPLTETEQIVLNAERRLNGEFADDHPALGQDIKLMGKREGDDIDITVAAAMIDRYVEDRADYDDTVESVREFVRDVAHEYTDRNVSVYVNTADGDGDDEESVYLTTTGTSAEMGDDGSVGRGNRSNGLITPNRSMSMEATSGKNPVNHIGKIYNLLGTEIAESVVAEVDGIRDLRIRLLSQIGRPIDQPHVADAEVVTEDGVAIADIEDDVTEIIDRELADVTSITQRVIDGELSTF, from the coding sequence ATGACCGACCGAAATATCCAGGTCGAACCTATCGACCGCCCCGCAGTCGAGGACCAGGAGATAGAAATCGTCGAGCGAAAAGGGCTTGGCCACCCCGACTCCATCAGCGACGGCATCGCCGAACGCGTCTCGCAGGCGCTCGCGAACGCCTACCTCGACCGAGTCGGGAAGGTCCTCCACTACAACACCGACGAGACCCAACTCGTCGCCGGCCGCTCGAACCCCCAGTTCGGCGGCGGCGAGATGATAGAACCCATCTACCTCCTCATCGTCGGCCGCGCGACCAAGGAGTACGGCGACCAGACGATTCCGACCGAGACCATCGCGCTCGAAGCGGCCCGCGACTACCTCGGCGAGAACTTCCCCGAACTGGAGTTCGGCACCGACATCATCGTGGACGTGAAGTTGGGCGAGGGCAGCGGCGACCTCAAAGAGGTCTTCGGCGAGGAGGGCGTCACGGTCCCGATGGCCAACGACACGAGTTTCGGCGTCGGCCACGCGCCGCTGACCGAGACCGAACAGATAGTGCTGAACGCCGAGCGACGACTCAACGGTGAGTTCGCCGACGACCACCCCGCCTTGGGACAGGACATCAAACTCATGGGCAAGCGCGAGGGCGACGACATCGACATCACCGTCGCCGCCGCGATGATAGACCGGTACGTCGAGGACCGGGCCGACTACGACGATACTGTCGAGAGCGTCCGGGAGTTCGTCCGCGACGTGGCCCACGAGTACACCGACCGGAACGTGAGCGTCTACGTCAACACCGCCGACGGCGACGGCGACGACGAGGAGAGCGTCTACCTCACCACGACCGGCACCAGCGCCGAGATGGGCGACGACGGCTCCGTCGGCCGGGGCAATCGTTCGAACGGCCTCATCACGCCCAACCGCTCGATGTCGATGGAGGCGACCTCTGGCAAGAACCCCGTCAACCACATCGGGAAGATTTACAACCTGCTCGGGACCGAAATCGCCGAGTCGGTCGTCGCCGAGGTGGACGGCATCCGTGACCTCCGGATTCGCCTGCTCAGCCAAATCGGTCGGCCCATCGACCAACCGCACGTCGCCGACGCCGAGGTCGTCACCGAGGACGGCGTCGCCATCGCGGACATCGAGGACGACGTGACCGAAATCATCGACCGCGAACTCGCCGACGTGACCTCCATCACTCAGCGGGTCATCGACGGCGAACTCTCGACGTTTTGA
- a CDS encoding ABC transporter ATP-binding protein, with product MGKVILDDVTKRYADVTAVDNMNLDIEDGEFVTLVGPSGCGKSTTLETIAGLTMPTSGTITIAERDVTNLPPKDRGIAMVFQNIALFPHMDVYDNISFGLRLRDYPKEEIDRRVERASDIVQLEGMLDRMPDEMSGGQRQRVAIARAIVREPEVFLMDEPLANLDAKLRVHMRTELQRLHKELDTTIIYVTHDQAEAMTMSDRIAIIDGGELQQIDPPLVCYNEPQNLFVAGFIGSPSMNFVEGEVTASGLTTPDFDVDFDITQMSGVTEGDHLTLGVRPEDVYLREMSEGVANPTQPIPAQTDVLEPMGDEIFVYLLTGDAADVQMDIEGETAEAPQNQLLMSIDPSSDIESDESVEVVLDRERVHLFDTETGDAISHSLEFAAVEPSATETEAEGDD from the coding sequence ATGGGTAAAGTCATCTTGGACGACGTCACGAAACGCTACGCCGACGTAACGGCGGTAGACAACATGAACCTCGACATCGAGGACGGCGAGTTCGTCACGCTGGTCGGTCCGTCGGGGTGTGGCAAGTCGACCACGCTGGAGACCATCGCGGGGCTGACCATGCCCACGTCCGGCACCATCACCATCGCGGAGCGGGACGTGACGAACCTGCCACCGAAGGACAGGGGAATCGCGATGGTGTTCCAGAACATCGCGCTGTTCCCCCACATGGACGTCTACGACAACATCAGCTTCGGACTCCGACTTCGGGACTACCCGAAAGAGGAGATAGACCGCCGGGTCGAACGCGCCTCCGACATCGTCCAGTTGGAGGGGATGTTGGACCGTATGCCCGACGAGATGTCGGGCGGGCAGCGCCAGCGAGTCGCGATTGCACGGGCAATCGTCCGGGAACCAGAGGTGTTCCTGATGGACGAACCGCTGGCGAACCTCGACGCCAAACTCCGCGTCCACATGCGGACGGAACTCCAGCGCCTCCACAAGGAACTGGACACCACCATCATCTACGTCACTCACGACCAGGCCGAGGCGATGACGATGTCCGACCGCATCGCCATCATCGACGGCGGCGAACTCCAGCAAATCGACCCGCCGCTGGTCTGCTACAACGAACCCCAGAACCTGTTCGTCGCCGGCTTCATCGGGTCGCCCTCGATGAACTTCGTCGAGGGGGAAGTCACCGCGAGCGGTCTCACGACCCCCGACTTCGACGTGGACTTCGACATCACGCAGATGTCGGGCGTTACCGAGGGCGACCACCTGACGCTCGGCGTCCGCCCCGAGGACGTCTACCTCCGGGAGATGAGCGAAGGGGTCGCCAACCCGACCCAACCCATCCCGGCCCAGACCGACGTGCTGGAGCCGATGGGCGACGAGATATTCGTCTACCTGCTGACCGGCGACGCTGCCGACGTGCAGATGGATATCGAAGGCGAAACGGCCGAGGCGCCCCAGAACCAGTTGCTGATGAGCATCGACCCCTCCTCGGACATCGAGAGCGACGAGAGCGTGGAGGTCGTCCTCGACCGCGAGCGAGTCCACCTCTTCGACACCGAGACCGGCGACGCCATCAGCCACAGCCTCGAATTCGCGGCCGTCGAACCGAGCGCGACCGAGACCGAGGCGGAGGGTGACGACTGA
- a CDS encoding DUF5804 family protein → MTRVCLVGSDGVDLRTELVSRETAREALATYDLREQYRNSLALDTISLGSAVALLGDLNWYLVRFTDDALVLEPSVSETEWLSRDLAEAVRDGEIDPEETDEYLKVYGLTAERELVEPMYLTRQDGELPDYDLREVEDTVVVRVTDSEFGD, encoded by the coding sequence GTGACTCGGGTCTGTCTCGTCGGGTCCGACGGCGTGGACCTCCGCACCGAACTCGTCTCGCGCGAGACCGCTCGCGAGGCGCTGGCGACCTACGACCTCCGGGAGCAGTACCGCAACTCGCTGGCGCTCGACACCATCAGCCTCGGGTCGGCAGTCGCCCTGCTGGGCGACCTGAACTGGTATCTCGTTCGGTTCACCGACGACGCGCTCGTCCTCGAACCGAGCGTCAGCGAGACCGAGTGGCTCTCTCGCGACCTCGCGGAGGCGGTCCGCGACGGCGAAATCGACCCCGAGGAGACCGACGAGTACCTCAAGGTCTACGGTCTGACCGCCGAGCGGGAACTCGTCGAACCAATGTATCTGACCCGACAGGACGGCGAGTTGCCCGACTACGACCTCCGGGAAGTCGAGGACACCGTGGTCGTGCGCGTGACCGACTCGGAGTTCGGCGACTGA
- a CDS encoding alpha/beta hydrolase, which produces MSETPTDDRRADELDSDAQALLDQLVEADAPDISHLSPEQTRAVLGDLFTPAVDPEEIAAVDERKVRADARDVRVRIYDPAPGEQRPAVVYFHGGGWVAGNLDTHDGVARSLANEADCVVVSVDYRKAPEHPFPAAVEDAYLATKWVADNADEIGAGGGLAVAGESAGGTLATVVSQMAVEKQAGTPDIDHQVLFYPVTDHSFDTPSYEENADGFFLTARAMVWFWNHYLRDDIDGANLRASPLRAPERTLSELPPATVFTCGYDPLRDDGFAYADALDDAGVPVEHTNYDDMIHDFANMRRLSDPFPNVDAAEDVRERAGEALRDAFE; this is translated from the coding sequence GTGTCCGAAACGCCCACCGACGACCGACGCGCCGACGAACTCGACTCGGACGCGCAGGCGCTTCTCGACCAACTGGTCGAAGCGGACGCGCCCGACATCAGCCACTTGTCGCCCGAGCAGACCCGAGCGGTTCTGGGAGACCTGTTCACGCCGGCGGTCGACCCCGAGGAAATCGCCGCGGTGGACGAGCGCAAAGTCCGGGCCGACGCGCGGGACGTTCGCGTCCGAATCTACGACCCGGCCCCGGGCGAGCAGCGCCCGGCCGTCGTCTACTTCCACGGCGGTGGCTGGGTCGCCGGAAATCTCGACACGCACGACGGCGTCGCTCGCTCGCTGGCGAACGAGGCCGACTGCGTCGTCGTCTCCGTCGATTACCGCAAAGCCCCCGAACACCCGTTCCCCGCCGCGGTGGAGGACGCCTACCTCGCTACGAAGTGGGTCGCCGACAACGCCGACGAAATCGGGGCCGGCGGAGGGTTAGCGGTGGCGGGCGAGAGCGCGGGCGGCACTCTCGCGACCGTGGTCTCCCAGATGGCCGTCGAGAAACAGGCCGGCACGCCGGACATCGACCATCAGGTGCTGTTCTACCCGGTCACCGACCACTCGTTCGACACGCCGTCGTACGAAGAGAACGCCGACGGCTTCTTCCTGACCGCGCGGGCGATGGTGTGGTTCTGGAACCACTACCTCCGCGACGACATCGACGGCGCGAACCTCCGAGCGTCGCCGCTCCGCGCGCCCGAGCGAACGCTCTCGGAACTCCCGCCGGCGACCGTGTTTACCTGCGGGTACGACCCCCTGCGCGACGACGGATTCGCCTACGCCGACGCGCTCGACGACGCGGGCGTGCCTGTCGAACACACCAACTACGACGACATGATTCACGACTTCGCCAACATGCGCCGGCTTTCCGACCCGTTCCCGAACGTCGATGCGGCCGAGGACGTGCGCGAGCGTGCCGGCGAAGCGTTGCGAGACGCCTTCGAGTAG
- a CDS encoding tRNA sulfurtransferase codes for MRQPGADTVLVRHADVGVKSGKVQAEMERRLRDNIEAIVRDRGIDAEVERRWSRILLHADADEIDAATDAAADTFGVRSASPAAVVPPEKGPIVDALARSAEANADAAGDTFAVRARRAGNADAHPFTSEDLEREGGATVFDALEDPEVDLTDPDTTFSVECREDEAFVFTEKRPGPGGLPLGSQAKVVALVSGGIDSPVAAWEVMKRGAPIVPVYLELGDYGGPDHEARAMETVRRLADYAPNFDMSVRKVPAGDVMDLLAEEVGPARMLVYRRFMYRVAEHVAREADATGIVTGEAIGQKSSQTARNLGATSQAADLPIHRPLLTMDKSDITERARDIGTFRDSTIPAGCNRIAPDYPETNATLEIVENAEPDDLFERAAEAARNATVVDI; via the coding sequence ATGCGACAACCGGGAGCCGACACCGTCCTCGTTCGCCACGCCGACGTGGGCGTCAAGAGCGGGAAGGTCCAAGCCGAGATGGAGCGACGGCTCCGGGACAACATCGAAGCCATCGTCCGCGACCGGGGCATCGACGCCGAGGTCGAGCGCCGCTGGTCGCGCATCCTGCTCCACGCCGACGCCGACGAAATCGACGCCGCGACCGACGCGGCGGCCGACACCTTCGGCGTCCGTTCGGCGAGTCCCGCGGCAGTCGTTCCGCCCGAGAAGGGACCCATCGTGGACGCACTGGCCCGGAGCGCCGAGGCGAACGCCGACGCGGCGGGCGACACCTTCGCGGTTCGCGCCCGGCGGGCCGGCAACGCGGACGCCCACCCGTTCACGAGCGAGGACTTGGAGCGGGAGGGCGGCGCGACGGTGTTCGACGCGCTGGAGGACCCCGAGGTCGACCTGACCGACCCCGACACGACGTTCTCCGTGGAGTGCCGCGAGGACGAGGCGTTCGTCTTCACCGAGAAGCGGCCCGGCCCCGGCGGTCTCCCGCTCGGAAGCCAAGCGAAGGTCGTCGCGCTGGTCAGCGGCGGCATCGACTCGCCGGTCGCGGCGTGGGAAGTCATGAAGCGCGGGGCACCCATCGTCCCGGTCTACCTCGAACTCGGCGACTACGGCGGGCCGGACCACGAGGCGCGAGCGATGGAGACGGTCCGGCGACTCGCCGACTACGCGCCGAACTTCGACATGAGCGTCCGGAAAGTCCCGGCGGGCGACGTGATGGACCTGCTGGCCGAGGAAGTCGGCCCGGCCCGGATGTTGGTCTACCGGCGGTTCATGTACCGCGTGGCCGAACACGTCGCCCGGGAGGCGGACGCCACGGGCATCGTCACCGGCGAGGCCATCGGCCAGAAATCCTCCCAGACCGCACGGAATCTGGGCGCGACGAGTCAGGCCGCCGACCTGCCGATTCACCGGCCCCTGCTGACGATGGACAAGTCCGATATCACCGAACGCGCCCGAGACATCGGCACGTTCCGCGACTCCACGATTCCGGCGGGGTGCAATCGCATCGCGCCGGACTACCCGGAGACTAACGCCACGCTCGAAATCGTGGAGAACGCCGAACCCGACGACCTCTTCGAGCGCGCCGCGGAGGCGGCCCGGAACGCGACGGTCGTGGACATCTGA
- a CDS encoding CHRD domain-containing protein, whose product MRHYTRRRVLAALGGGVAGPSALRRNSGGETFGAWLTGDSEVPPVETDAFGFAGFRLPPDESHIDYWLIAANIENVEESHVHKGPPDLNGNVVAYLFGPARDPVTRTGLLASGRLTDDGMIWPLTDVADMVEQMRAENVYVNVHTTAHPEGEIRGQIRPLDG is encoded by the coding sequence ATGAGACACTACACCAGACGGCGTGTTCTCGCGGCGCTCGGAGGCGGCGTTGCCGGGCCGTCGGCGCTCCGACGAAATTCGGGCGGCGAGACTTTCGGCGCGTGGCTGACCGGGGATAGCGAGGTCCCGCCGGTAGAGACCGACGCTTTCGGTTTCGCGGGTTTTCGGCTCCCGCCGGACGAGTCGCACATCGACTACTGGCTAATCGCGGCGAACATCGAGAACGTCGAGGAGTCGCACGTCCACAAGGGACCGCCCGACCTGAACGGCAACGTCGTGGCGTACCTGTTCGGTCCGGCACGCGACCCCGTGACGAGGACCGGCCTGCTCGCGTCCGGACGACTGACCGACGACGGGATGATATGGCCGCTGACCGACGTCGCCGACATGGTCGAACAGATGCGCGCGGAGAACGTCTACGTGAACGTCCACACCACCGCGCATCCCGAAGGCGAGATTCGAGGACAAATCCGGCCACTCGACGGCTGA
- a CDS encoding PLP-dependent cysteine synthase family protein — MKESILDAVGSPLVRVSSPEGATVAAKVEGFNPGGSAKDRPAREMIAAAERAGEISPGDRLVEPTSGNTGIGLAVAAAARGYDLTIVMPESKSPERRKLLRAYGADLELVEGEMEHARERADRLAEAEGVVQMGQFENPANAEAHYRTTAEEILEQVEGREIDAFVAGVGTGGTITGTASRLREEFPDMEVVAVEPERNAVLTRELSEGSSDESDGVLSTGESGDDDYQGMGPGFVSDLLDTDLLDSVEPVALEDAEAEARRIAREEGILVGQSSGAASVAANRVAERIAQPELNCPEAPDEIEDLIASDGGEPGPAGGATTEVQSDGGALDGYDDCPLVVTVFPDSGERYLSTGMFD; from the coding sequence ATGAAGGAGTCAATCCTGGACGCGGTGGGGTCGCCGCTCGTCAGGGTGTCGTCGCCGGAGGGCGCGACGGTCGCGGCCAAGGTCGAGGGGTTCAACCCCGGCGGGTCCGCGAAGGACCGGCCGGCGCGAGAGATGATAGCGGCCGCCGAGCGCGCCGGGGAGATTTCGCCGGGCGACCGCCTCGTCGAACCGACTAGCGGCAACACCGGCATCGGTCTCGCGGTCGCGGCCGCGGCGCGTGGCTACGACCTGACCATCGTGATGCCCGAATCGAAATCGCCCGAACGCCGGAAACTGCTTCGGGCCTACGGCGCGGACCTCGAACTCGTCGAGGGCGAGATGGAGCACGCCCGCGAGCGCGCCGACCGCCTCGCCGAGGCCGAGGGCGTCGTCCAGATGGGCCAGTTCGAGAACCCCGCGAACGCCGAGGCCCACTACCGGACGACCGCCGAGGAGATTCTCGAACAGGTCGAGGGCCGGGAAATCGACGCCTTCGTCGCGGGCGTGGGCACCGGCGGCACCATCACCGGCACCGCATCGCGCCTGCGCGAGGAGTTCCCCGACATGGAGGTCGTCGCGGTCGAACCCGAGCGAAACGCGGTCCTCACGAGGGAACTGAGTGAGGGCTCGTCGGACGAGTCCGACGGCGTCCTCTCGACGGGCGAGTCCGGCGACGACGACTATCAGGGGATGGGTCCGGGGTTCGTCAGCGACCTGCTCGACACCGACCTGCTCGATTCGGTCGAACCCGTCGCGCTGGAGGACGCCGAAGCGGAGGCACGCCGAATCGCCCGCGAGGAGGGCATCCTCGTCGGCCAGTCGTCCGGCGCGGCGTCGGTCGCCGCCAACCGGGTGGCCGAGCGCATCGCTCAACCCGAACTGAACTGCCCGGAGGCCCCCGACGAAATCGAGGACCTGATAGCCTCTGACGGGGGAGAACCGGGGCCCGCTGGCGGAGCGACGACCGAAGTGCAATCGGACGGCGGCGCACTCGACGGCTACGACGACTGCCCGCTCGTGGTGACGGTGTTCCCCGACAGCGGCGAACGGTACCTCTCGACCGGGATGTTCGATTAA